Proteins from a genomic interval of Undibacterium parvum:
- a CDS encoding 4Fe-4S binding protein yields MYPNKKPLATNAVHCLVAFFLLLSLCIFSSGRAFAANGSYEAALPDELKTAKDMCALIPCGEAFPGAVSFSERIGQPPYVEAYGAPVAGKKPLLGYVMLSTDITDTPAYSGKPVVTLMGMDLKGRFVGIKVLKHSEPILLLGIPESALLNFNKQYIGKSVADKVEVGQSRPDEGVLGVDAISGATVTVIVQNQVMMTSGMAIARQVGIAAPTVREPAKYVVTGQHLSWDQLVKQGSVQRLLVKAEQVGMEKNSVPFIELWFGDLNHPDVGISLLGEHSFNNLHSQLKENEHAIFIIRTAGIESFKGSGFVRGGMYDRIQVKQDADSFTFRDLDYLNLYGIEAAGAPTYNESAIFVIRSKAFSSAYPWKLSFLGNRVDRATGARSFATFDTKYWLAKELLLGGRPAVEEAAAPYVRIWKSRAIEIILFALLLVVVTVVYALREKLTRRSSHKNKWPVNVFKYSAWALSIGFVGFGAMAQPSITQVLTWFHSLLFQWTWSLFLTDPFIFLFWIFIIVTVFLFGRGLFCGWMCPFGSLSEAIYKVGEKVGLKRFQGHLPRALHDKLKWLKYTIFFGLLTVSMFSMGLAEKLSEIEPFKTTFLVGISNRSWPYGLFVCVLLGISLFIERPYCKYICPLGAALAMPSTFRWFGLKRKQDCNSCKACAVSCGSLAIDAAGRIDHRECLHCLDCMVLYTDVKGCPPLAKERKRRERDGLEIKAIGRDGYFIPIYQIPATAASTAVQAGPDPRMPSDMVVPPHKASSSGLKWIWQELFDHLWPWSAEGWASQRALQIAGFALAIAASLAWVFTAFGQLSSAAIIGWWFGWSVYEVLIRLSGRRYVKDGPWWQANYRYASVMDMLSYVSFKNLLIGAGLFLSLKALGLLSV; encoded by the coding sequence ATGTATCCAAATAAAAAACCCTTAGCGACCAACGCAGTTCACTGCCTGGTCGCATTTTTTCTGTTGCTGAGCCTCTGTATTTTCAGCAGCGGCCGCGCCTTTGCAGCCAATGGTTCGTATGAGGCCGCCTTGCCCGATGAACTGAAAACCGCCAAGGACATGTGCGCGCTGATCCCCTGTGGCGAGGCGTTTCCCGGTGCTGTGAGTTTTTCCGAACGCATAGGCCAACCACCGTATGTCGAAGCCTATGGCGCGCCCGTAGCGGGCAAAAAGCCCTTGCTCGGTTACGTGATGCTATCGACCGACATCACCGACACGCCGGCCTATTCGGGCAAACCGGTGGTCACATTGATGGGCATGGACCTGAAAGGTCGTTTCGTCGGCATCAAGGTGCTCAAGCATTCAGAACCGATACTGTTGCTGGGCATACCTGAGTCTGCCCTGCTCAATTTTAATAAACAATACATCGGTAAATCGGTGGCCGACAAGGTCGAGGTCGGTCAGTCGCGCCCGGACGAAGGCGTACTGGGTGTGGATGCTATCTCGGGCGCGACCGTCACCGTCATCGTGCAGAACCAGGTCATGATGACGTCTGGCATGGCGATTGCGAGACAAGTGGGCATCGCTGCCCCTACCGTGCGCGAGCCAGCCAAGTATGTCGTCACAGGTCAGCATCTTTCATGGGATCAGTTGGTCAAACAGGGTAGCGTACAGCGTTTGCTGGTCAAGGCCGAACAAGTCGGAATGGAGAAAAACAGTGTGCCGTTTATCGAACTGTGGTTTGGTGATCTTAATCATCCGGATGTCGGCATCAGTCTTTTGGGCGAACATAGCTTCAATAACCTGCACTCGCAGCTGAAAGAAAACGAACATGCGATTTTCATCATCCGCACCGCCGGCATCGAATCTTTCAAGGGTTCTGGCTTTGTACGCGGTGGCATGTATGACCGGATTCAGGTCAAGCAGGATGCCGACTCTTTTACTTTCCGCGATCTCGATTACCTCAATTTGTATGGCATAGAGGCCGCTGGCGCGCCCACCTATAATGAGTCGGCGATCTTCGTGATACGCTCAAAAGCATTTTCTAGCGCTTACCCTTGGAAACTCTCTTTCCTCGGCAACCGGGTCGACCGCGCCACCGGTGCCCGCAGCTTCGCTACCTTCGATACCAAATACTGGTTAGCTAAAGAGCTCTTGCTCGGCGGCCGACCTGCAGTCGAAGAAGCGGCCGCACCGTATGTGCGGATCTGGAAATCCCGTGCAATCGAGATTATTTTGTTCGCTCTGTTACTGGTAGTGGTCACTGTGGTTTACGCTTTGCGCGAGAAACTGACACGCCGCTCTAGCCATAAAAACAAATGGCCGGTGAATGTGTTTAAGTACAGCGCCTGGGCACTGAGCATAGGTTTCGTCGGTTTCGGTGCGATGGCGCAACCGTCTATCACCCAGGTGCTGACCTGGTTCCACTCTTTGCTGTTTCAGTGGACCTGGTCGCTGTTCTTAACTGACCCTTTCATCTTCCTATTCTGGATTTTTATTATCGTCACCGTGTTCCTGTTCGGGCGCGGCCTGTTCTGCGGCTGGATGTGCCCATTTGGCTCACTCTCGGAAGCGATTTACAAAGTCGGTGAAAAAGTCGGGCTGAAACGCTTTCAGGGGCATCTGCCGCGCGCCTTGCATGACAAACTCAAATGGCTCAAATATACGATTTTCTTTGGCTTGCTGACGGTCTCCATGTTCTCCATGGGGCTGGCCGAAAAATTATCTGAAATAGAACCGTTCAAAACCACCTTCCTGGTCGGCATCAGCAACCGCAGCTGGCCGTATGGTTTGTTTGTCTGCGTCTTGCTGGGCATCTCGCTATTCATAGAGCGGCCTTACTGCAAATACATATGCCCGCTGGGCGCGGCCCTGGCGATGCCGAGTACCTTTCGCTGGTTCGGTCTGAAACGCAAACAGGACTGCAATAGCTGCAAGGCCTGCGCGGTCAGTTGCGGTTCACTGGCGATTGATGCGGCTGGCCGTATCGATCACCGCGAATGTCTGCACTGTCTCGACTGCATGGTGCTGTACACCGACGTCAAAGGCTGTCCGCCCTTAGCAAAAGAACGTAAACGGCGTGAGCGCGATGGACTAGAAATCAAAGCGATAGGACGTGACGGCTATTTCATTCCTATCTATCAGATCCCCGCGACTGCGGCCTCCACGGCAGTGCAAGCCGGGCCCGATCCGCGTATGCCTTCCGACATGGTAGTGCCACCGCACAAGGCCTCTAGTAGCGGTCTGAAATGGATATGGCAGGAACTGTTCGATCATCTGTGGCCATGGAGCGCAGAAGGCTGGGCATCGCAAAGAGCCTTGCAAATCGCCGGTTTCGCGCTGGCCATTGCGGCTAGTCTGGCATGGGTATTCACCGCCTTCGGTCAGCTTTCTTCGGCGGCGATTATAGGCTGGTGGTTCGGCTGGAGCGTGTACGAGGTATTGATACGCTTGTCCGGCCGTCGCTATGTGAAAGACGGTCCTTGGTGGCAAGCCAACTACCGATATGCCAGCGTGATGGATATGCTGAGCTACGTCAGTTTTAAGAATTTGCTGATAGGCGCAGGATTATTCCTAAGCTTGAAGGCATTGGGATTATTATCTGTATGA
- a CDS encoding DeoR/GlpR family DNA-binding transcription regulator: MILNPRQRQLLDVIRVSVTISVEELAQQLAVTPQTVRRDVKQMEEANLLTRYHGGVALASSVENIDYSQRQLLHNEAKRGIAATVAEQVPAGCSLMINIGTTTEEVARALLHHQGLHVVTNNLNVAAILADNPQCEVIVAGGVVRGRDRGIVGEATIDFIRQFKVDIGIIGISSIDEDGSLRDFDIREVKVAQTIIEQSREVWLVADQGKFGRKALVRMAHLSQIDILFTDAPPSALFAQVLEEAQVKVVLTS, translated from the coding sequence ATGATACTCAATCCCCGTCAACGACAATTACTCGATGTCATCCGTGTATCCGTCACCATTTCGGTCGAAGAACTGGCGCAACAACTGGCAGTCACGCCGCAAACGGTGCGCCGGGATGTCAAGCAAATGGAAGAAGCCAACTTGCTGACTCGCTACCACGGCGGGGTAGCGCTAGCTTCCTCAGTTGAAAATATCGATTACAGCCAGCGCCAGCTCTTGCACAACGAAGCCAAGCGTGGCATCGCGGCGACGGTGGCAGAGCAAGTTCCGGCGGGTTGTTCCTTGATGATTAATATCGGCACCACCACCGAAGAAGTAGCACGCGCGCTCTTGCACCATCAGGGCTTGCATGTGGTGACAAATAACCTGAATGTGGCAGCGATACTGGCCGACAATCCTCAGTGCGAAGTGATCGTGGCCGGTGGCGTGGTGCGCGGGCGTGATCGCGGCATCGTCGGCGAAGCCACGATCGACTTCATCCGTCAGTTCAAGGTCGATATCGGCATCATCGGCATTTCCAGCATCGATGAAGATGGCAGCCTGCGCGACTTTGATATCCGCGAAGTAAAAGTGGCGCAGACCATCATAGAACAATCACGCGAGGTCTGGCTGGTGGCAGATCAGGGAAAATTCGGCCGCAAGGCGCTGGTGCGCATGGCGCATTTATCGCAAATCGATATTTTATTTACCGATGCACCGCCCTCTGCGCTATTCGCCCAAGTACTGGAAGAGGCGCAGGTCAAGGTAGTGCTGACTTCATAG
- the glpT gene encoding glycerol-3-phosphate transporter: MFDWLKPSPHIAALPKDKIDATYKRMRLQIFLGIFFGYAGYYLVRKNFTLAMPGLIEMGYSKTQLGFALSGVSIAYGLSKFLMGNISDRSNPRVFLALGLVLSALLTIFIGTSSWALSSVGVMFALLFINGWVQGMGWPPAGRTMVHWWSHKERGKVVALWNTAHNVGGGLVAPLFLLGMTLFNDWHSAFYVPAAFALLIAGFAFFTMRDTPQSVGLPSIEEYKNDYPAGYDQSKEQELSGKEIFFKYVFNNKLLWYIAFANVFVYLIRYGVLDWAPTYLKEVKGFSLNKSSWAYFFYEWAGIPGTLLCGWVSDKVFQGRRAPAGILFMLLVGVALLVYWLNPAGNPVVDIAALISIGFLIYGPVMLIGLHALELAPKKAAGTAAGFTGFFGYIGGSVAASALLGWTVERFGWNGGFIILVASCVLAILFMAFTLKGERAAQA; this comes from the coding sequence ATGTTTGATTGGTTAAAACCTTCGCCGCATATAGCGGCACTACCGAAGGATAAAATAGACGCAACTTATAAACGTATGCGTTTGCAGATTTTTCTGGGGATATTTTTCGGCTATGCCGGTTATTACCTGGTAAGGAAAAATTTTACTCTGGCCATGCCAGGCTTGATAGAAATGGGTTACAGCAAAACTCAATTGGGTTTTGCTTTATCGGGTGTCTCGATTGCCTACGGTCTGTCTAAATTTTTGATGGGGAACATCTCTGATCGTTCCAATCCTAGAGTGTTTCTAGCGCTAGGTTTAGTGTTGTCGGCCTTGCTCACTATTTTCATCGGCACTAGCTCCTGGGCTCTGTCTTCAGTTGGCGTAATGTTCGCCTTATTGTTTATTAATGGTTGGGTGCAAGGTATGGGTTGGCCGCCAGCCGGGCGTACCATGGTGCATTGGTGGTCGCATAAGGAGCGCGGTAAAGTCGTCGCCTTGTGGAATACCGCGCACAACGTCGGTGGCGGTTTGGTCGCGCCTTTATTCTTATTGGGTATGACACTCTTTAATGACTGGCATAGCGCCTTTTATGTACCGGCGGCCTTCGCATTGTTGATAGCAGGTTTCGCCTTTTTCACTATGCGTGATACACCGCAGTCGGTCGGTTTGCCGAGCATAGAAGAATATAAAAATGATTATCCAGCCGGCTATGACCAGAGCAAAGAACAAGAGCTGAGCGGCAAGGAAATTTTCTTCAAATACGTCTTCAATAATAAGCTGCTGTGGTACATCGCCTTTGCTAACGTCTTTGTGTATCTGATACGTTATGGCGTACTCGATTGGGCACCGACTTACTTAAAAGAAGTCAAAGGTTTCAGCCTCAATAAAAGCTCATGGGCCTACTTTTTCTATGAGTGGGCAGGTATCCCAGGGACTTTATTATGCGGCTGGGTGTCCGATAAAGTATTCCAAGGACGTCGTGCACCGGCCGGCATCTTGTTTATGCTCTTAGTTGGCGTGGCACTGTTGGTCTACTGGTTAAATCCTGCCGGCAATCCAGTGGTTGATATCGCGGCACTGATCAGTATAGGTTTCCTAATCTATGGTCCGGTGATGCTGATCGGTTTGCATGCCTTAGAGCTTGCGCCTAAAAAAGCGGCGGGGACAGCGGCAGGCTTTACCGGCTTTTTCGGCTACATCGGTGGTTCGGTAGCGGCTAGTGCATTATTGGGTTGGACGGTAGAGCGCTTTGGCTGGAATGGCGGCTTCATCATTCTGGTCGCATCATGCGTGTTAGCGATTTTGTTTATGGCGTTTACCCTTAAGGGCGAGCGCGCCGCACAAGCTTAA
- the glpD gene encoding glycerol-3-phosphate dehydrogenase, protein MNFPQEKKECDVLVVGGGINGVGIARDAAGRGLSVILCEKDDLASHTSSASSKLIHGGLRYLEYYEFNLVRKALIEREVLMRSAPHIISPLRFVMPHMKGLRPVWMLRAGLFLYDHLARRELLPGSNAIDLRKHVAGVALKPSLVRGFMYSDGWVDDARLVVLNAMHAVEKGATVMTRTTCVSVIQQDGKWQAQLRNAAGDTMVVQARSLVNATGSWSAQFQQDCVPQATGKTLRLIKGSHIVVKRLFDHDNAYIFQHPDGRIVFAIPYEKDFTLIGTTDLDYRGDINQVAIQQEEIDYLCELTSLYFKQPILPADVVWSYSGVRPLVDDGAADAKAITRDYRLELDQSAALMLTVFGGKITTFRKLAEEAVDMLAPLLGNHSKSWTANACLPGGDIFGTGPDNRAVLEFGEFERAMQQQYAWLPASLVARYAHAYGTKIHQLLDACTCLDEMGEAIAPGLYVREVRYLMQYEWARTATDILWRRSKLGLHLPPGTEKKLAIWIAENP, encoded by the coding sequence ATGAATTTTCCTCAAGAAAAAAAGGAATGCGATGTGCTGGTAGTCGGTGGCGGCATCAATGGCGTTGGCATAGCACGTGATGCGGCCGGACGCGGCTTGTCCGTGATTCTGTGCGAAAAAGATGATTTGGCCTCGCATACTTCATCTGCATCTTCCAAGCTGATACATGGCGGCCTGCGTTATTTGGAATATTACGAATTTAATCTGGTCAGAAAAGCCCTGATAGAGCGCGAGGTCTTGATGCGCTCGGCACCGCACATCATTTCTCCTTTGCGCTTTGTGATGCCGCATATGAAAGGCTTGCGACCAGTCTGGATGTTGCGCGCCGGCCTGTTTTTATATGACCATCTGGCCAGACGTGAATTATTACCTGGTTCGAATGCCATCGATTTGCGCAAGCATGTGGCGGGCGTTGCGCTCAAACCTAGTCTGGTGCGCGGCTTCATGTATTCCGACGGCTGGGTCGATGATGCGCGTCTGGTGGTCTTGAATGCCATGCATGCGGTCGAAAAAGGCGCGACGGTAATGACACGGACCACCTGCGTATCGGTGATACAGCAAGACGGAAAGTGGCAGGCCCAATTACGCAATGCGGCAGGCGATACGATGGTTGTCCAAGCGCGTAGTCTGGTGAATGCGACAGGCTCCTGGTCGGCGCAGTTCCAGCAAGATTGCGTACCGCAGGCCACCGGCAAAACCCTGCGTCTGATCAAGGGCAGTCACATCGTGGTCAAGCGTCTGTTTGATCACGACAATGCCTATATTTTCCAACATCCGGATGGCCGTATCGTGTTTGCCATTCCGTATGAAAAAGACTTCACGCTGATCGGTACCACCGACCTCGATTATCGCGGCGATATCAACCAAGTGGCGATACAACAGGAAGAAATCGACTACCTGTGTGAATTGACTAGCCTGTATTTCAAACAGCCGATTTTGCCTGCTGACGTGGTTTGGTCTTACTCCGGAGTGCGTCCGTTAGTCGATGATGGCGCCGCCGATGCCAAGGCAATTACCCGCGATTATCGTTTAGAGTTGGATCAGTCTGCAGCGCTTATGCTGACGGTGTTTGGTGGGAAAATCACCACCTTCCGCAAGTTGGCGGAAGAGGCAGTCGATATGCTGGCACCTTTACTGGGTAATCACAGTAAGTCCTGGACTGCCAACGCCTGCCTGCCGGGCGGCGATATTTTTGGCACCGGACCAGACAATCGCGCGGTGCTCGAATTTGGTGAATTTGAACGCGCCATGCAGCAGCAATACGCCTGGTTGCCAGCCAGCTTGGTGGCAAGGTATGCGCATGCCTATGGCACAAAAATTCATCAGTTACTGGATGCTTGCACTTGCCTCGATGAGATGGGCGAGGCTATCGCGCCCGGCTTGTATGTACGCGAAGTGCGCTATCTGATGCAATATGAATGGGCGCGTACGGCCACCGATATTTTGTGGCGGCGTAGCAAGCTAGGCTTGCATCTACCGCCGGGCACAGAGAAAAAACTCGCAATCTGGATCGCAGAAAATCCCTGA
- a CDS encoding nitrous oxide reductase accessory protein NosL has product MMMTRRSFILSAIASSLLASSLTGCSQSNSVKTLTPVEIDTHTTCDLDGMLLADYAGPKAQIFYTGNDTPTFFCDTVELFHTLLAPEQVKAIAAVYVQDMGKADWEQPRNNWFDAKTGFYVLGSKRHGSMGPTIASFAQETDAKKFAAEWGGKLLRYAEIKADMVDLSGGALHDTRM; this is encoded by the coding sequence ATGATGATGACACGCCGCAGTTTTATTCTATCTGCCATCGCAAGCAGTTTGCTCGCCAGTTCACTTACTGGCTGCAGCCAATCCAATTCCGTCAAAACCCTGACGCCAGTGGAGATAGACACGCACACTACCTGCGATCTGGATGGCATGTTGCTGGCCGATTACGCTGGTCCGAAAGCGCAGATCTTTTATACTGGCAATGACACCCCGACCTTCTTTTGCGACACGGTGGAGTTGTTTCATACGCTGCTGGCACCAGAGCAAGTCAAGGCGATCGCAGCTGTGTACGTGCAAGACATGGGCAAGGCCGACTGGGAGCAGCCACGCAATAACTGGTTCGATGCCAAGACTGGCTTTTATGTACTGGGTAGCAAACGCCACGGATCGATGGGCCCCACTATCGCCAGCTTCGCACAGGAAACGGATGCCAAAAAATTTGCCGCAGAATGGGGCGGTAAACTACTGCGCTACGCTGAGATCAAAGCTGACATGGTCGACCTCTCGGGCGGTGCCTTGCACGACACCAGGATGTAA
- a CDS encoding ABC transporter permease, whose amino-acid sequence MEFSQIFTLAAKEFRDRIRNRWVLAVALVFTIFSLVITYLGGAQQGQIGLKSIELTITSLVSLVIYLIPLIALLLGFDAIVGERERGSLDLLLALPITRLELLLGKYLGLAAALTLSTTAGFSLVAILLYQQFSWPGLFHYLGFMFSSVLLGLAFLSLAVFMSVVARERTRASGLAIALWFFFVLVFDLLLLGALVSTGGSYGGDIFAYALLLNPADVFRILNVFSLDDVRTLYGLSSIIPPALAKPWMMGSVMLTWIIVPLALARWRFKS is encoded by the coding sequence ATGGAATTCTCACAAATTTTTACCCTGGCCGCGAAAGAGTTTCGCGACCGCATCCGCAATCGCTGGGTGCTGGCGGTGGCCCTGGTGTTCACTATTTTTTCGCTGGTCATCACCTATCTGGGCGGAGCACAGCAAGGCCAGATCGGCCTGAAATCGATAGAGTTGACCATTACCAGTCTGGTTAGCCTGGTCATTTACCTGATCCCACTGATCGCTCTCTTGTTGGGTTTTGATGCCATCGTCGGTGAACGCGAACGCGGTTCGCTGGACTTGTTGCTGGCGCTACCGATTACCCGTCTGGAATTATTGCTGGGAAAATACCTGGGCTTAGCAGCCGCGCTAACGCTCTCGACCACAGCGGGGTTTTCGCTGGTGGCGATTTTGCTGTATCAACAATTTAGCTGGCCCGGTCTGTTTCATTATCTCGGATTTATGTTCAGCTCGGTGCTACTGGGTCTGGCGTTTTTGAGTCTGGCGGTATTCATGTCCGTGGTAGCGCGTGAACGCACGCGCGCCTCTGGCCTGGCAATTGCGCTGTGGTTCTTCTTTGTACTGGTGTTTGATCTGCTCTTACTCGGCGCTTTGGTGAGTACCGGCGGTAGCTACGGTGGCGATATCTTTGCCTATGCCTTACTCCTCAATCCGGCTGACGTGTTCCGGATTTTGAATGTTTTTTCCCTAGACGATGTCCGCACCTTGTATGGCCTGTCCAGCATTATTCCGCCTGCGCTGGCCAAACCCTGGATGATGGGCTCGGTGATGCTTACCTGGATAATTGTGCCACTCGCCCTGGCACGCTGGAGATTTAAATCATGA
- a CDS encoding ABC transporter ATP-binding protein: MKNTHTTSAPAIQVRGVSKHYGALHAVDAIDLTVQQGEIFGLIGHNGAGKSTLFKMMLGLVTPTSGEILINGTAVSGSQFRQTRRQLGYLPENVVLYDNLSGLETLKFFAKLKGAPTDQCAPMLERVGLAHAHNRPLREYSKGMRQRLGFAQALLGEPRVLFLDEPTNGLDPQAIRDFYATLRGLRDSGVTIIITSHILAELQERVDRLAIMSAGKIQALGSVAQLREQMQMPLTLSLKLAADDVLLAQDLLAHMAGVACTVVPDGLVINCPRTSKMAVLHAVHSLGSKLLDLSIQEPSLEDVFFGFSD; the protein is encoded by the coding sequence ATGAAAAACACTCACACAACAAGCGCTCCGGCAATCCAGGTACGCGGCGTCAGCAAGCACTACGGTGCCTTGCATGCAGTTGACGCGATCGATCTGACGGTACAGCAAGGCGAAATTTTTGGCTTGATAGGCCATAACGGCGCTGGCAAAAGCACTCTTTTTAAGATGATGCTAGGTCTGGTTACGCCGACTTCAGGCGAGATCCTGATCAACGGCACAGCGGTCAGCGGATCCCAATTTCGCCAGACCCGCCGCCAACTCGGTTATCTGCCAGAGAACGTGGTTTTGTATGACAACCTGAGCGGTCTGGAAACCCTGAAATTTTTTGCCAAACTCAAGGGTGCGCCAACCGACCAATGTGCCCCTATGCTAGAACGAGTGGGACTGGCGCATGCGCACAACCGCCCTTTGCGCGAATACTCCAAAGGTATGCGCCAGCGCCTCGGTTTTGCCCAAGCCTTGCTCGGTGAGCCGCGCGTCTTATTTTTGGATGAACCTACCAATGGTCTCGATCCGCAGGCGATACGCGATTTTTACGCGACGCTGCGCGGCTTGCGCGACAGCGGTGTCACCATCATCATCACCTCACACATCTTGGCCGAACTGCAGGAAAGAGTAGACCGTCTCGCCATTATGTCGGCCGGAAAAATACAGGCACTAGGTAGCGTCGCCCAATTGCGCGAGCAAATGCAAATGCCGCTCACTTTGTCGCTCAAACTGGCAGCAGACGATGTACTACTGGCGCAAGACCTGCTAGCTCATATGGCAGGAGTCGCTTGCACCGTCGTGCCTGATGGTTTGGTCATCAACTGCCCGCGCACCAGCAAGATGGCGGTGCTGCATGCGGTACACAGTCTGGGCAGCAAGTTACTCGATCTGAGCATACAAGAGCCTTCGCTGGAAGACGTATTTTTTGGATTTTCGGATTAA
- a CDS encoding nitrous oxide reductase family maturation protein NosD: MRTIIRGFPLLLFLAMAFVQAATVQVPAGSSLQQAIAGAHAGDVLEIARGHYQGNFLIDKKLTLRGINRPTLSAAQKGDTIRVTAADVVIEGLIVRDSGDSLKDQNAGIYLYPGAHRAVVRHCDLTYNLFGLWIEKSNDVLIEGNLITGKREYNSSQRGNGVQLYNTNGARIIGNNISFVRDALYVDVSHHAIFKSNKLHHSRYGSHYMNSYYNLWEDNDSYYNRGGLALMEVRNQTVRNNRTWGNSDHGIMLRTMQDSVVENNVIAGNNRGLFIYDVEYVTIKNNLIVDNHVGVHLSAGSTRNEVEGNDFISNREQIRYVGAKDEKWGVKSGNHWSNYLGWDRNGDGIGDVAYEANDMVDRLSWRYPSTKLLLASPAVQALRLVSQQFPVLRVPSVVDPKPRMQPTNKQWNQWHGKHYPGQ; encoded by the coding sequence ATGAGGACGATCATTCGCGGTTTTCCCTTGCTGCTCTTTCTTGCTATGGCCTTTGTTCAGGCCGCCACCGTACAAGTCCCAGCCGGCAGTTCGCTGCAACAGGCAATCGCCGGCGCCCATGCCGGTGATGTGCTGGAAATCGCACGCGGTCATTATCAGGGTAATTTTTTGATAGACAAGAAGCTGACGCTACGCGGTATCAATCGCCCTACCCTGAGTGCGGCGCAAAAAGGCGACACTATCCGTGTGACTGCCGCCGATGTGGTCATAGAAGGACTGATAGTGCGCGACTCCGGCGACAGCCTGAAAGACCAAAATGCCGGCATCTATCTCTACCCCGGTGCGCACCGCGCCGTGGTCAGACACTGCGATCTGACTTACAACCTGTTCGGTCTGTGGATAGAGAAATCGAATGATGTTTTGATCGAGGGCAATCTGATCACTGGCAAGCGCGAATACAATTCTTCGCAGCGCGGCAATGGCGTGCAACTGTACAACACCAATGGTGCGCGCATCATAGGCAATAACATCAGCTTTGTGCGTGATGCCCTGTATGTCGATGTCTCCCACCATGCCATTTTCAAATCGAACAAATTGCATCACAGCCGTTATGGCAGCCACTACATGAACTCTTACTACAATCTGTGGGAAGACAATGATAGCTACTACAACCGTGGCGGCCTGGCATTGATGGAAGTGCGCAATCAAACCGTCAGAAATAACCGCACCTGGGGTAACTCTGACCACGGCATCATGCTGCGCACCATGCAGGATTCCGTAGTCGAAAATAATGTGATTGCCGGCAATAACCGCGGCCTGTTCATCTATGATGTGGAGTACGTAACGATCAAGAACAATCTGATCGTTGACAACCACGTCGGCGTACATTTGTCGGCAGGCTCTACCCGTAACGAGGTCGAGGGCAATGACTTCATCTCGAATCGCGAACAGATCCGCTATGTCGGTGCCAAAGATGAAAAGTGGGGCGTCAAGAGCGGTAACCACTGGAGTAATTATCTGGGTTGGGACAGAAACGGCGATGGCATAGGCGATGTCGCCTATGAAGCCAATGACATGGTAGATCGACTAAGCTGGCGTTACCCCAGTACCAAACTCTTGCTCGCCAGCCCGGCAGTACAGGCCTTGCGCTTAGTCTCGCAGCAGTTTCCGGTGCTGCGCGTGCCTAGTGTGGTCGATCCCAAGCCGCGTATGCAACCGACTAACAAGCAATGGAATCAGTGGCATGGTAAGCACTACCCGGGTCAATAA
- a CDS encoding nitrous oxide reductase accessory protein NosL, producing MPHRSAALPSVAKQRFRQASWFVLTLLSASLLVKLVPWQTSTKDASRLAAIGEVCIVAPPTPYDPASGLGLHAPRAVPLDARCPVCGMYPARSRDWAAQVIFTNGDAQFFDSPLTLFIYLQDVGHYSIGRRASDITASYVSDSNDSSVTKGQWIKASEAIYVSGSTAMGPMRAGNLPAFSNKAAALAFVAQRGGEIISAKEISPQLLQSLNGARHTQTHAHAG from the coding sequence ATGCCGCATCGTTCAGCCGCGCTACCGTCAGTTGCAAAGCAGCGTTTCAGGCAAGCGAGTTGGTTCGTGCTGACGCTGCTCAGCGCCTCGCTACTCGTCAAACTAGTGCCGTGGCAAACCTCTACTAAGGACGCGAGTCGCTTGGCGGCAATCGGCGAAGTCTGCATAGTCGCACCGCCTACGCCTTATGATCCTGCATCGGGCTTAGGCTTACATGCGCCGCGCGCCGTGCCTCTGGATGCGCGCTGCCCGGTGTGTGGCATGTATCCGGCCCGCAGCCGTGATTGGGCTGCGCAAGTGATATTTACTAATGGTGACGCCCAATTTTTCGACTCGCCGCTAACGCTGTTTATTTACCTGCAAGATGTGGGGCATTACAGCATTGGCCGCCGCGCCAGTGACATCACCGCCAGCTACGTCAGCGATAGCAACGATAGCAGCGTGACTAAAGGTCAATGGATTAAGGCCAGCGAGGCCATCTATGTCAGCGGCTCGACTGCCATGGGACCGATGCGTGCCGGTAATCTACCAGCGTTTTCCAACAAGGCGGCGGCACTGGCTTTTGTCGCGCAACGAGGCGGAGAAATAATCAGCGCCAAAGAGATCAGCCCGCAGCTACTGCAAAGCCTGAACGGTGCACGCCATACGCAAACGCATGCGCATGCCGGATAA